In the Ursus arctos isolate Adak ecotype North America unplaced genomic scaffold, UrsArc2.0 scaffold_5, whole genome shotgun sequence genome, one interval contains:
- the LOC113261918 gene encoding olfactory receptor 2T1-like, giving the protein MHLFLFSMVVVIYTLAMAGNTAMVFLIWADARLHTPMYFLLSQLSFLDIFFTSVTIPKMIAGFLFGWTSISFVGCGAQMFFFMFLGAAECLLLALMAYDRYVAICNPLRYPSLMSRQTCLLMVATSWLGGSINASIQTALTLQFPYCGSRRIAHFFCEVPSLLRLACADTAAYERVLFVTGVVVLLVPIAFITTSYALILAAVLGMHSVEGRQKALATCSSHLTVVNLFYGPLVYTYMLPASYHSPGQDDVVSIFYTVLTPMLNPVIYSLRNKEVTGAMKKVIGKCGVGRTA; this is encoded by the coding sequence ATGCACCTGTTCCTCTTCAGCATGGTTGTGGTAATCTACACACTAGCCATGGCTGGCAACACTGCTATGGTCTTCCTGATCTGGGCTGATGCCCGgctccacacacccatgtattTCCTCCTCAGCCAGCTGTCCTTCCTGGACATCTTCTTCACCTCGGTCACCATCCCCAAGATGATAGCAGGCTTCCTTTTTGGCTGGACTAGCATCTCATTTGTGGGCTGTGGGGCCCAAATGTTTTTCTTCATGTTCCTTGGGGCTGCTGAGTGCCTCCTGCTGGCCctcatggcctatgaccgctacgtggccatctgcaACCCTCTGCGCTACCCATCACTCATGAGCCGCCAGACCTGTCTGCTCATGGTGGCCACCTCCTGGCTGGGAGGGTCTATCAATGCCTCCATCCAGACAGCACTGACGCTGCAGTTCCCCTACTGTGGCTCGAGGAGGATTGCACACTTTTTCTGCGAGGTGCCTTCACTGCTGAGGCTGGCCTGTGCTGACACAGCTGCCTATGAGCGAGTGCTTTTTGTGACAGGTGTGGTGGTCCTTCTGGTGCCCATTGCCTTCATCACCACCTCCTATGCCCTCATTCTGGCAGCAGTGCTTGGGATGCACTCTGTGGAGGGGCGTCAGAAGGCCCTAGCCACTTGCTCTTCCCACTTAACAGTTGTCAACCTCTTTTATGGGCCCCTCGTGTATACCTATATGTTACCTGCATCTTACCACTCTCCTGGCCAGGATGATGTAGTGTCCATCTTTTATACAGTTCTCACACCCATGCTGAACCCTGTCATCTACAGTCTCAGGAACAAAGAAGTGACAGGAGCAATGAAGAAGGTCATAGGGAAGTGTGGGGTGGGTAGGACTGCTTAA